A genomic region of Streptomyces sp. R33 contains the following coding sequences:
- a CDS encoding electron transfer flavoprotein subunit alpha/FixB family protein — MAEVLVYVDHVDGAVRKPTLELLTLARRIGEPVAVALGAGAADTAAVLAEHGAVKVLTADAPEFADYLVVPKVDALQAAYEAVSPAAVLVPSSAEGKEIAARLAVRIGSGIITDAVDLEAGDEGPVATQSAFAASFTTKSRVSKGTPVITVKPNSAPVEAAPAAGAVEALAVTFGALATGTKVVSRTPRESTGRPELTEAAIVVSGGRGVNGAENFHIIEELADSLGAAVGASRAAVDAGWYPHSNQVGQTGKSVSPQLYIASGISGAIQHRAGMQTSKTIVAINKDAEAPIFDLVDYGVVGDLFAVVPQLTEEIKARKG; from the coding sequence ATGGCTGAAGTTCTCGTCTACGTCGACCACGTGGACGGTGCCGTCCGCAAGCCCACCCTCGAGCTGCTGACGCTGGCCCGCCGCATCGGCGAGCCCGTCGCCGTCGCCCTCGGCGCCGGTGCCGCCGACACCGCCGCCGTGCTCGCCGAGCACGGCGCCGTCAAGGTCCTCACCGCCGACGCCCCCGAGTTCGCCGACTACCTCGTCGTACCGAAGGTGGACGCGCTGCAGGCCGCGTACGAGGCTGTTTCCCCGGCCGCCGTCCTCGTCCCCTCCTCCGCCGAGGGCAAGGAGATCGCCGCGCGCCTGGCGGTCCGCATCGGCTCCGGCATCATCACCGACGCCGTGGACCTGGAGGCGGGTGACGAGGGTCCGGTCGCGACGCAGTCCGCGTTCGCCGCGTCCTTCACCACCAAGTCCCGTGTCTCCAAGGGCACCCCGGTCATCACCGTCAAGCCGAACTCGGCTCCGGTCGAGGCCGCCCCGGCCGCCGGCGCCGTCGAGGCCCTCGCCGTCACCTTCGGCGCCCTCGCCACCGGCACCAAGGTCGTCTCCCGCACCCCGCGCGAGTCGACCGGCCGCCCCGAGCTGACCGAGGCCGCGATCGTGGTCTCCGGTGGCCGCGGCGTCAACGGTGCCGAGAACTTCCACATCATCGAGGAGCTCGCGGACTCCCTCGGTGCCGCCGTCGGCGCCTCGCGCGCCGCCGTCGACGCCGGCTGGTACCCGCACTCCAACCAGGTCGGCCAGACCGGCAAGTCGGTCTCCCCGCAGCTGTACATCGCCTCCGGCATCTCGGGCGCGATCCAGCACCGGGCCGGCATGCAGACCTCGAAGACCATCGTGGCCATCAACAAGGACGCCGAGGCCCCGATCTTCGACCTGGTCGACTACGGCGTGGTCGGCGACCTCTTCGCGGTCGTCCCGCAGCTGACCGAGGAGATCAAGGCGCGCAAGGGCTGA
- a CDS encoding flavin reductase family protein codes for MTAPPAIPTAQSARFDAAQPGSPDLLRSVFRRHAAGVAVITAADGGRQVGFTATSLNSVSADPPLLSFTIATGSSSWPAIRDSEHLGVHILGEHQTELAGLFARSGADRFGPATGWAPGPHEVPLLDGVLAWLVCRVVARVPAGAHRVIIAEAVAGDPAGEGRPLLYHQGRFNALRD; via the coding sequence ATGACAGCCCCGCCGGCCATTCCGACGGCCCAGTCCGCACGATTCGACGCCGCCCAGCCGGGCTCGCCCGACCTGCTCCGCTCCGTCTTCCGCCGGCACGCCGCGGGAGTGGCCGTGATCACCGCCGCCGACGGCGGCCGGCAGGTCGGGTTCACCGCGACCTCGCTCAACTCCGTCTCGGCCGATCCGCCGCTGCTGTCCTTCACGATCGCCACCGGGTCCTCGAGCTGGCCCGCGATACGCGACTCCGAGCACCTCGGCGTCCACATACTCGGCGAGCACCAGACGGAGCTGGCGGGCCTGTTCGCCCGCAGCGGAGCCGACCGCTTCGGGCCGGCCACGGGCTGGGCCCCGGGTCCGCACGAGGTCCCGCTGCTGGACGGCGTACTGGCGTGGCTGGTGTGCCGCGTCGTGGCGCGGGTGCCGGCCGGGGCGCACCGGGTGATCATCGCGGAGGCCGTGGCCGGGGACCCGGCCGGGGAGGGCCGCCCGCTCCTGTACCACCAGGGCCGCTTCAACGCGTTGCGCGACTGA
- a CDS encoding aldolase, with protein MGQQEKVATSLAGAVSEGISASLAPVDAELARHYPGDPGTRQPIHTVYVPGDVFAADTIRSWGDQALAALDEHAPDAATFAKVLGISDELAVPVYDRVRAKLATEPIEDLRVDFEDGFGVRPDEEEDQAAARAARLVSEAFSNGTNAPYMGIRMKCMESNVRDRGIRTTDIFLSGLLEHGGLPDGLVLTLPKVTYAEQVSAFVKLLEAFETARGLRPGRIGFEIQIETSQSIVASDGTATVARMIEASKGRATGLHYGTFDYSACVGVSAAYQSSDHPAADHAKAIMQVAAAGTGVRVSDGSTNVLPIGTTEHVHEAWKLHYGLTRRALARAYYQGWDMHPGHLPTRYAAVFTFYREGLETAAARLKAYVAKIEGDVMDEPATAKALAGYLVRGLDCGAVGADEVTALTGLTRAELDAFAIPRRSATLTATA; from the coding sequence ATGGGTCAGCAGGAGAAGGTGGCGACGAGCCTCGCAGGCGCGGTCAGCGAGGGCATCAGCGCCTCCCTCGCGCCGGTGGACGCGGAGCTCGCGCGCCACTACCCGGGCGACCCCGGCACCCGCCAGCCCATCCACACCGTCTACGTCCCCGGTGACGTCTTCGCCGCCGACACCATCCGCTCCTGGGGCGACCAGGCCCTCGCGGCCCTCGACGAGCACGCCCCGGACGCCGCGACCTTCGCCAAGGTGCTCGGCATCAGCGACGAACTGGCCGTACCCGTCTACGACCGCGTCCGCGCCAAGCTCGCCACCGAGCCGATCGAGGACCTCCGCGTCGACTTCGAGGACGGCTTCGGCGTCCGCCCCGACGAGGAGGAGGACCAGGCGGCCGCCCGCGCCGCCCGCCTCGTCTCCGAAGCCTTCTCCAACGGCACGAACGCCCCGTACATGGGCATCCGCATGAAGTGCATGGAGTCCAACGTCCGCGACCGCGGCATCCGCACCACGGACATCTTCCTGTCCGGGCTGCTGGAGCACGGCGGCCTCCCCGACGGACTGGTCCTCACCCTCCCCAAGGTCACGTACGCAGAGCAGGTCAGCGCTTTCGTCAAGCTGCTGGAGGCCTTCGAGACCGCCCGCGGCCTGCGCCCGGGCCGGATCGGCTTCGAGATCCAGATCGAGACCAGCCAGTCGATCGTCGCCTCCGACGGCACCGCGACCGTGGCCCGGATGATCGAGGCCTCCAAGGGCCGCGCCACCGGCCTGCACTACGGCACCTTCGACTACAGCGCCTGCGTCGGGGTCTCCGCCGCCTACCAGTCGAGCGACCACCCGGCCGCCGACCACGCCAAGGCGATCATGCAGGTCGCGGCCGCCGGCACCGGCGTACGCGTCTCCGACGGCTCGACGAACGTCCTGCCGATCGGCACCACCGAGCACGTCCACGAGGCCTGGAAGCTGCACTACGGCCTCACCCGCCGGGCCCTGGCCCGCGCCTACTACCAGGGCTGGGACATGCACCCGGGCCACCTCCCGACCCGCTACGCGGCGGTCTTCACCTTCTACCGCGAGGGCCTCGAGACGGCCGCCGCGCGCCTGAAGGCGTACGTCGCGAAGATCGAGGGCGACGTGATGGACGAGCCCGCCACGGCCAAGGCCCTGGCCGGCTACCTGGTCCGCGGCCTGGACTGCGGCGCGGTGGGCGCCGACGAGGTCACCGCCCTGACGGGCCTGACCCGCGCCGAACTGGACGCGTTCGCCATCCCCCGCCGCTCGGCGACCCTGACCGCGACCGCCTGA
- a CDS encoding transglutaminase family protein, whose translation MQLIPQSPEIHAYLAADEVIDHDHPLVREAADALWTATGDAYSYAKVAFEFVRDTIPHTADSGDLRVSWRASDVLGTRNGICYAKSHALVALLRARGIPAGLCYQRLADDDGSNPVVHGLIALLLPGAAGWARQDPRGNKPGVDAQFALDAEQLAFPVRPELDEVDYPELYAAPHPAALKALRESADRPELWRNLPTAL comes from the coding sequence ATGCAGCTGATCCCGCAAAGCCCAGAAATCCATGCCTATCTGGCGGCGGACGAGGTCATCGACCACGACCATCCGCTCGTCCGGGAAGCCGCCGACGCCCTCTGGACCGCCACCGGCGACGCATATTCATACGCCAAGGTCGCCTTCGAGTTCGTCCGCGACACCATCCCGCACACCGCCGACTCCGGGGACCTGCGCGTCTCCTGGCGCGCCTCGGACGTGCTGGGCACGCGCAACGGCATCTGCTACGCCAAGTCCCATGCACTGGTGGCCCTGTTGCGTGCCCGGGGCATCCCGGCAGGCCTCTGCTACCAGCGGCTCGCCGACGACGACGGCTCGAACCCCGTCGTCCACGGGCTGATCGCCCTCCTGCTGCCCGGTGCCGCGGGCTGGGCCCGCCAGGACCCCCGGGGCAACAAGCCCGGCGTGGACGCGCAGTTCGCCCTGGACGCCGAGCAACTCGCCTTCCCCGTACGCCCCGAGCTCGACGAAGTCGACTACCCCGAGCTGTACGCCGCCCCGCACCCGGCCGCGCTCAAGGCCCTGCGGGAGTCCGCCGACCGGCCGGAGCTGTGGCGGAACCTTCCGACGGCTCTGTAG
- a CDS encoding 1-acyl-sn-glycerol-3-phosphate acyltransferase: protein MAELVYPPVIGAAHTLFRALDIRIDMKGTENIPRKGGAVLVSNHIGYLDFIFAGLTARPQKRLVRFMAKESVFRHKVSGPLMRAMKHIPVDRKQGETAYEHALDSLRAGEIIGVFPEATISQSFTLKSFKSGAARMAQEAGVPLIPVALWGTQRLWTKGRPKNLKRSHIPVTMRVGEPIEAPTDQYAGAITRRLRERVQELLDAAQRAYPAAPKGPEDSWWLPAHLGGTAPTAAQVKEAG from the coding sequence ATGGCTGAGCTCGTCTACCCTCCGGTGATCGGCGCCGCCCACACCCTGTTCCGGGCGCTGGACATCCGCATCGACATGAAGGGCACGGAGAACATCCCGCGCAAGGGCGGGGCGGTTCTCGTGTCGAACCACATCGGCTACCTCGACTTCATCTTCGCCGGCCTGACCGCGCGGCCGCAGAAGCGCCTGGTCCGCTTCATGGCGAAGGAGTCGGTGTTCCGGCACAAGGTGTCCGGCCCGCTGATGCGCGCGATGAAGCACATCCCGGTGGACCGCAAGCAGGGTGAGACGGCCTATGAGCACGCCCTCGACTCGCTGCGCGCCGGCGAGATCATCGGCGTGTTCCCCGAGGCGACGATCTCCCAGTCGTTCACGCTCAAGAGCTTCAAGTCGGGCGCCGCGCGCATGGCCCAGGAGGCCGGCGTCCCGCTGATCCCCGTGGCGCTGTGGGGCACCCAGCGGCTGTGGACCAAGGGCCGTCCGAAGAACCTCAAGCGCAGCCACATCCCGGTGACGATGCGGGTGGGCGAGCCCATCGAGGCTCCGACCGATCAGTACGCCGGGGCGATCACCCGCCGCCTGCGCGAGCGGGTGCAGGAGCTGCTGGATGCCGCGCAGCGCGCCTATCCGGCCGCCCCCAAGGGTCCCGAGGACTCCTGGTGGCTGCCGGCGCACCTGGGCGGCACCGCGCCGACGGCCGCCCAGGTCAAGGAAGCGGGCTGA
- a CDS encoding MFS transporter yields the protein MHGFGRYLAAALAARFASEGMSLAVVLLALERTGSAAHGAFVLTAWLAPHILAAPLAGVAASRTRRPRLFHVGALAGFTCAMAALSVLLGRAPAPLVLAVALLGGSCGPMVTGGMSSLVAGLVPAGPARDRAYGWDASTYNAAAVTAPAVVGLAAALGSAAPAMAALALAGALAAALAATLPYGTPQPARATDTADSPGAPAGPPPAGLGAGLAALWRIRELRAITSATTLAFVGIGTLTTTSVLLASRLGSPGAGGVLMTAFAVGALAGSLTLGRITAVEPGRLARWAMAGTGAALAAAAFAPSVTLAAVLFTAAGVCDGPLLTATLRIRSEYAPDAVRTQVFTLGAGLKLTAASVGAALVGFAAAAPPQALLAGISVLILSAALLHALVARQAPAPAGAAAATEPSEGSATAPAGRRTPAGP from the coding sequence ATGCACGGGTTCGGGCGGTACCTGGCCGCTGCGCTGGCCGCGCGGTTCGCCTCGGAGGGCATGAGCCTCGCGGTGGTCCTGCTCGCCCTCGAGCGCACCGGGAGCGCCGCGCACGGGGCCTTCGTCCTCACCGCCTGGCTGGCTCCGCACATCCTGGCGGCTCCGCTCGCCGGGGTGGCCGCGTCCCGGACCCGCCGGCCGAGGCTGTTCCACGTGGGCGCGCTGGCCGGGTTCACCTGCGCGATGGCGGCCCTGTCCGTGCTGCTCGGCCGGGCCCCGGCACCGCTGGTGCTCGCGGTGGCGCTGCTGGGCGGCAGTTGCGGGCCGATGGTCACGGGCGGGATGTCCAGCCTGGTCGCCGGTCTGGTCCCGGCGGGCCCCGCACGGGACCGGGCGTACGGGTGGGACGCGTCCACCTACAACGCCGCCGCGGTGACGGCCCCGGCGGTGGTGGGCCTGGCCGCCGCGCTGGGCTCGGCCGCGCCCGCGATGGCGGCGCTCGCGCTGGCCGGTGCTCTCGCGGCGGCACTGGCCGCGACCCTCCCGTACGGAACCCCGCAGCCGGCCCGGGCGACGGACACGGCGGACAGCCCGGGCGCACCCGCCGGCCCTCCCCCGGCCGGTCTGGGCGCCGGGCTGGCGGCCCTGTGGCGGATCCGGGAGCTGCGGGCGATCACCTCGGCCACGACGCTGGCCTTCGTCGGCATCGGCACGCTCACCACCACCTCGGTGCTGCTGGCCTCCCGGCTCGGCAGCCCGGGCGCCGGGGGCGTGCTGATGACGGCCTTCGCGGTGGGCGCACTGGCGGGCTCCCTGACACTGGGCCGGATCACGGCGGTGGAGCCGGGGCGGCTGGCGCGCTGGGCGATGGCGGGCACCGGGGCCGCCCTGGCGGCAGCCGCGTTCGCCCCGTCCGTCACCCTCGCGGCGGTGCTGTTCACCGCCGCCGGGGTGTGCGACGGGCCGCTGCTGACGGCCACCCTCCGGATCCGCTCCGAGTACGCCCCCGACGCCGTGCGGACCCAGGTGTTCACCCTCGGGGCGGGGCTCAAGCTGACCGCCGCGTCGGTCGGCGCCGCGCTCGTCGGCTTCGCCGCGGCCGCGCCGCCGCAGGCGCTGCTGGCCGGGATCTCCGTACTGATCCTGTCGGCGGCCCTGCTGCACGCGCTGGTGGCACGGCAGGCGCCGGCACCGGCCGGCGCCGCGGCAGCTACAGAGCCGTCGGAAGGTTCCGCCACAGCTCCGGCCGGTCGGCGGACTCCCGCAGGGCCTTGA
- a CDS encoding putative leader peptide, producing MRYELLLYGRVHVDLVRYASARCRSH from the coding sequence ATGCGGTATGAACTCCTGCTTTACGGGCGGGTCCACGTGGACCTCGTCCGCTACGCGAGCGCGCGTTGTCGGAGCCACTGA
- a CDS encoding CGNR zinc finger domain-containing protein, with protein MTDSAHGFSVGRRLIDLAEAVRLDPEVPRAELAALLERHGEHPCDLTEEAFTEAGAAELRSAARRMGAVLAEADEDRAAEALNALFAQYGTRPRLTRHDGHPWHLHVDRGEQAGWGEWFLASGALALSQLLTEYGRIAWGACAAGGCGRFFLGAGPGSARRYCSAACATRARVAAHRRRKRAETSGQLGAPAEA; from the coding sequence ATGACCGACTCCGCGCACGGGTTCTCGGTCGGCCGGCGGCTGATCGATCTCGCCGAGGCGGTTCGCCTGGATCCCGAAGTCCCGCGCGCCGAGCTGGCAGCCCTCCTCGAACGGCACGGTGAGCACCCCTGCGACCTCACCGAGGAAGCCTTCACCGAGGCCGGCGCGGCCGAACTGCGCTCCGCCGCCCGGCGGATGGGCGCGGTCCTCGCTGAGGCCGACGAGGACCGCGCCGCCGAGGCCCTCAACGCGCTCTTCGCGCAGTACGGCACCCGCCCCCGGCTGACCCGGCACGACGGCCACCCCTGGCACCTGCACGTGGACCGGGGGGAGCAGGCCGGGTGGGGCGAGTGGTTCCTCGCCTCCGGTGCCCTGGCGCTCTCCCAGCTCCTCACCGAGTACGGGCGGATCGCGTGGGGCGCATGCGCCGCCGGGGGGTGCGGGCGGTTCTTCCTCGGCGCCGGCCCCGGCAGCGCCCGCCGCTACTGCTCCGCCGCCTGCGCCACGCGCGCCCGGGTCGCCGCGCACCGCAGGCGCAAGCGCGCCGAGACGTCCGGGCAGCTGGGGGCGCCCGCGGAGGCGTAG
- a CDS encoding electron transfer flavoprotein subunit beta/FixA family protein gives MSLRIVVCVKYVPDATGDRHFADDLTVDRDDVDGLLSELDEYAVEQALQIAEEADDAEITVLTVGPEDAKDALRKALSMGADKAIHVEDDDLHGTDVMGTSLVLAKAIEKAGYDLVITGMASTDGTMGVLPAILAERLGVPQVTLLSEVKVEDGTVTGRRDGDSASEQLEASLPALVSVTDQSGEARYPSFKGIMAAKKKPVESWDLEELEIESDEVGLEGSWTAVDSAAQRPARTAGTIVKDEGEGGKALAEFLAGQKFI, from the coding sequence GTGAGCCTGAGGATCGTTGTCTGTGTGAAGTACGTGCCCGACGCCACCGGCGACCGGCACTTCGCCGATGACCTGACGGTCGACCGCGACGACGTCGACGGTCTGCTGTCGGAGCTCGACGAGTACGCCGTCGAGCAGGCGCTGCAGATCGCCGAAGAGGCCGACGACGCCGAGATCACCGTCCTGACGGTGGGCCCCGAGGACGCCAAGGACGCGCTGCGCAAGGCGCTGTCCATGGGCGCCGACAAGGCCATCCACGTCGAGGACGACGACCTGCACGGCACCGACGTCATGGGCACCTCGCTGGTGCTCGCCAAGGCGATCGAGAAGGCCGGCTACGACCTGGTCATCACCGGCATGGCCTCGACCGACGGCACCATGGGCGTGCTCCCGGCGATCCTGGCCGAGCGCCTGGGCGTCCCGCAGGTCACCCTGCTCTCCGAGGTCAAGGTCGAGGACGGCACCGTGACCGGCCGCCGCGACGGCGACTCCGCGAGCGAGCAGCTGGAGGCCTCCCTCCCGGCGCTCGTCTCCGTGACGGACCAGTCGGGCGAGGCCCGCTACCCCTCCTTCAAGGGCATCATGGCCGCCAAGAAGAAGCCGGTCGAGTCCTGGGACCTGGAGGAGCTCGAGATCGAGTCCGACGAGGTCGGCCTCGAGGGCTCCTGGACCGCGGTCGACTCCGCGGCGCAGCGCCCGGCCCGTACCGCCGGCACGATCGTCAAGGACGAGGGCGAGGGCGGCAAGGCGCTGGCCGAGTTCCTGGCCGGCCAGAAGTTCATCTGA
- a CDS encoding alginate lyase family protein, whose amino-acid sequence MRYGVPAGLAALALGLTAALTLTPTAHAGPPRPAPAAAAARAPFAHPGVLNSRAQLDFVRTKVQAGQQPWKGAFDAMLASKYGSLSRTPKPRAVIECGSYSNPDIGCSDEREDAIAAYSDALAWYITRDAKYAKKSIELMDAWSAKIKDHTNSNAPLQSGWAGSTWPRAAEIIKHTYTGGWPNQGRFATMLRDVYLPEVVNGKPNSNGNWELIMMDAAVGISVHLEDRASYDKAMAIYLGRVPAYFYLASDGPQPKYPPRSGIDTKGELVDYWHGQSTFVDGLAQETCRDFGHTGMGIAAAMHVAETSRIQGRDLYPEFKDRFRHALGFHAAYELGAPVPSWLCGGSLTKGIGPATEVGYNALHTRLGIGMENTRKLTEGRRPAGTENHFEAWETLTHAENPN is encoded by the coding sequence ATGCGTTACGGAGTCCCCGCCGGGCTGGCCGCCCTCGCACTCGGCTTAACCGCGGCCTTGACCCTCACCCCCACCGCACACGCCGGCCCCCCGCGGCCGGCCCCCGCCGCCGCGGCGGCCCGCGCCCCGTTCGCCCACCCCGGAGTCCTCAACAGCCGCGCCCAGCTGGACTTCGTACGCACCAAGGTGCAGGCCGGGCAGCAGCCCTGGAAGGGCGCGTTCGACGCGATGCTCGCCAGCAAGTACGGCTCCCTGTCGCGCACGCCCAAGCCGCGCGCCGTCATCGAGTGCGGCTCGTACTCGAACCCGGACATCGGCTGTTCCGACGAGCGCGAGGACGCCATCGCGGCGTACAGCGACGCACTCGCCTGGTACATCACCCGCGATGCGAAGTACGCGAAGAAGTCGATCGAGCTGATGGACGCCTGGTCCGCGAAGATCAAGGACCACACCAACAGCAACGCCCCGCTGCAGAGCGGCTGGGCGGGATCCACCTGGCCGCGCGCCGCCGAGATCATCAAGCACACGTACACCGGCGGCTGGCCGAACCAGGGGCGGTTCGCGACCATGCTGCGCGACGTCTACCTGCCCGAGGTCGTCAACGGCAAGCCGAACAGCAACGGCAACTGGGAACTGATCATGATGGACGCCGCCGTCGGCATCTCCGTCCATCTCGAGGACCGCGCGAGCTACGACAAGGCCATGGCCATCTACCTGGGCCGGGTCCCCGCGTACTTCTACCTGGCCTCCGACGGCCCGCAGCCGAAGTACCCGCCGCGCTCGGGCATCGACACCAAGGGCGAGCTGGTCGACTACTGGCACGGCCAGAGCACGTTCGTGGACGGCCTCGCCCAGGAGACCTGCCGGGACTTCGGCCACACCGGCATGGGGATCGCCGCGGCCATGCACGTCGCCGAGACCTCGCGGATCCAGGGCCGCGACCTCTACCCGGAGTTCAAGGACCGCTTCCGGCACGCGCTCGGCTTCCACGCCGCGTACGAGCTCGGCGCGCCGGTGCCCTCCTGGCTGTGCGGCGGGAGCCTGACCAAGGGCATCGGCCCGGCGACCGAGGTCGGCTACAACGCCCTGCACACGCGGCTGGGCATCGGGATGGAGAACACCCGCAAGCTCACCGAGGGACGGCGCCCCGCGGGCACCGAGAACCACTTCGAGGCATGGGAGACGCTGACCCACGCCGAGAACCCCAACTGA
- a CDS encoding thioredoxin family protein: MTAGVVRLGVAELGAEPGERASLVQFSSAFCQPCRATRRILAEVAELVEGVAHIEIDAEAHLELVRALGIEKTPTVLVLDSAGRIVRRAAGMPRKADVIAALGAAV, from the coding sequence GTGACAGCGGGTGTGGTGCGGCTGGGCGTGGCGGAACTGGGTGCGGAGCCCGGGGAGCGTGCCAGCCTGGTGCAGTTCTCCAGCGCGTTCTGCCAGCCCTGCCGGGCCACGCGGCGGATCCTCGCCGAAGTGGCGGAGCTGGTCGAGGGGGTCGCGCACATCGAGATCGACGCCGAGGCCCACCTCGAACTCGTGCGCGCCCTGGGCATCGAGAAGACGCCGACCGTGCTCGTCCTGGACTCCGCCGGCCGGATCGTGAGGCGCGCCGCGGGGATGCCCCGCAAGGCGGACGTGATCGCCGCCCTGGGTGCCGCGGTATGA